One genomic segment of Ignavibacteriales bacterium includes these proteins:
- the amrS gene encoding AmmeMemoRadiSam system radical SAM enzyme, which produces MNRVVLVESTKQNSITKREFLRRCAFCTGGLALGAYNTNWFSLPSSIDLGKWSKEAFFYRKTADGLQCEKCPQGCLLLNDGDVGFCRSRVASNGKMYTIAYGNPCAVHIDPIEKKPFFHFLPATRAFSIAAAGCNFRCLNCQNWQISQVSPKESDNIDLMPEEVIKACMNSGSESIAYTYSEPTTFYEYAYDTAKLARSKKICNLLKSNGYINEKPLRQLCNVLDAANIDLKIFDEEIYKKLSSGKLAPVLRTLKVLREEGVWLEITNLVIPTWTDNFDTIKRMCEWLCTNGLSDAPLHFSRFTPLYKLSQLPSTPTTTLEKAYTVASKSGIQYIYLGNVAGHWAENTCCYRCKKIIVERSAYTILANHVVKGKCGFCGEKIPGVWR; this is translated from the coding sequence TTGAACCGAGTAGTATTGGTGGAATCAACAAAACAAAATAGTATTACCAAGCGCGAGTTTCTCCGCCGGTGCGCTTTCTGTACCGGTGGACTTGCTCTCGGTGCATACAATACAAATTGGTTTTCGCTTCCATCGAGCATCGATTTAGGAAAGTGGAGTAAGGAGGCGTTCTTTTATAGAAAGACAGCCGATGGATTGCAGTGCGAAAAATGTCCCCAAGGCTGTTTGTTGCTGAACGACGGCGATGTTGGTTTTTGCAGAAGTCGTGTTGCGAGCAACGGGAAAATGTATACCATTGCTTATGGTAATCCATGCGCTGTCCATATCGATCCAATCGAGAAAAAACCATTCTTCCATTTTCTGCCAGCGACACGCGCCTTCTCCATCGCCGCCGCAGGATGCAACTTCCGATGTCTCAATTGTCAGAACTGGCAAATCTCGCAAGTGAGTCCGAAAGAATCCGACAATATTGACTTGATGCCAGAAGAAGTTATCAAAGCGTGCATGAATTCCGGTTCTGAATCTATCGCATACACCTATTCCGAACCGACAACATTCTACGAATACGCATACGATACAGCAAAGCTGGCACGCAGTAAAAAGATTTGCAACCTGTTAAAGTCGAATGGGTACATCAACGAAAAACCTTTGCGGCAACTGTGCAATGTGCTTGATGCGGCAAATATCGATCTGAAAATATTCGATGAGGAAATTTATAAAAAACTCAGCTCTGGTAAACTTGCACCGGTGCTCAGAACGTTAAAAGTACTGCGCGAAGAAGGCGTTTGGTTAGAGATTACGAATCTTGTTATTCCAACATGGACAGATAATTTCGATACCATCAAACGAATGTGCGAGTGGCTGTGTACCAACGGTTTATCTGATGCGCCGCTGCACTTCAGCCGATTCACGCCGCTTTACAAACTTAGTCAACTGCCATCCACGCCTACCACAACGCTCGAAAAAGCGTACACTGTTGCATCAAAATCTGGGATACAATATATTTATTTAGGGAACGTTGCCGGCCATTGGGCAGAAAACACCTGCTGTTACAGGTGCAAGAAGATCATTGTCGAACGAAGCGCATACACCATTCTTGCAAATCATGTAGTAAAAGGGAAGTGCGGGTTCTGCGGAGAAAAAATCCCCGGCGTCTGGCGTTAA